The Oncorhynchus tshawytscha isolate Ot180627B linkage group LG18, Otsh_v2.0, whole genome shotgun sequence genome has a window encoding:
- the LOC112217438 gene encoding H2.0-like homeobox protein isoform X1 gives MYTAGLNPFYASNFSLWSAYCAGGFAVDTMKKPSFCIADILQVGDAENIPGSSALMAHMGHRSQVHTSGSPLRPSPVGPEQSVYGGRLNPGSPYHRHGIHLTSVSRTSFNSQQAPPPSSKDLKFGIDRILSTDFDSKTKDILSLRDLTSIVSANRQSGIHMPVQPSANQYFASIDPAMSDTSSTMSSLNGARQSGQHQFQDTFPGPYAVLTKDTIPQTYKRKRSWSRAVFSNLQRKGLEKRFEIQKYVTKPDRKQLAAMLGLTDAQVKVWFQNRRMKWRHSKEAQAQKDKEKETLGKSLTEAEPKEPEVSECESEASCESEFEEGQEDKSDVDISEHNKTSVIMIGVTPVSTEEATSVGALTETVASSHM, from the exons ATGTATACGGCAGGACTCAATCCATTTTATGCATCAAATTTTAGTCTTTGGTCTGCCTATTGCGCGGGTGGTTTCGCTGTGGATACAATGAAGAAGCCCTCATTTTGCATTGCTGACATTTTGCAGGTTGGGGATGCCGAGAACATCCCGGGATCCTCGGCCCTCATGGCTCATATGGGACACCGTTCTCAGGTCCACACCTCTGGATCTCCGTTGCGTCCTTCCCCGGTGGGGCCAGAACAGTCGGTCTACGGTGGGAGACTGAACCCCGGGTCTCCATATCACAGGCACGGAATACACTTAACGTCTGTATCTAGAACGAGTTTCAATTCCCAACAAGCTCCTCCACCATCAAGCAAGGACCTCAAGTTCGGAATCGATCGGATATTGTCAACAGACTTCGACTCAAAAACAAAAGACATATTGTCTTTAAGAG ATCTCACGTCCATTGTTAGCGCGAATCGTCAGTCAGGGATCCACATGCCCGTGCAGCCCTCGGCGAACCAGTACTTCGCATCCATAGACCCAGCGATGAGCGACACGTCCTCCACGATGAGCTCACTAAACGGCGCCAGGCAATCAGGGCAGCATCAGTTTCAGGACACCTTCCCAG gtccGTATGCTGTCCTCACAAAAGACACGATACCACAGACATACAAAAGGAAGAGGTCCTGGTCGCGAGCGGTCTTCTCCAACCTGCAAAGAAAAGGACTTGAGAAACGATTCGAAATACAGAAATACGTCACCAAACCCGACAGAAAACAACTGGCTGCAATGCTTGGCCTAACAGATGCACAG GTCAAAGTGTGGTTCCAGAACAGGCGCATGAAGTGGAGGCATTCGAAAGAAGCCCAGGCACAGAAGGACAAGGAGAAGGAGACACTGGGCAAGTCACTGACAGAGGCCGAGCCCAAAGAGCCGGAAGTGTCCGAGTGTGAGAGTGAAGCGAGCTGCGAGTCCGAATTCGAGGAAGGACAGGAGGACAAGAGTGACGTGGACATTTCTGAGCATAACAAGACTAGTGTGATCATGATCGGGGTCACCCCTGTGAGTACGGAAGAGGCAACTTCAGTCGGTGCCCTCACAGAAACTGTGGCATCATCACACATGTAA
- the LOC112217438 gene encoding H2.0-like homeobox protein isoform X2: MYTAGLNPFYASNFSLWSAYCAGGFAVDTMKKPSFCIADILQVGDAENIPGSSALMAHMGHRSQVHTSGSPLRPSPVGPEQSVYGGRLNPGSPYHRHGIHLTSVSRTSFNSQQAPPPSSKDLKFGIDRILSTDFDSKTKDILSLRGPFIYTGPYAVLTKDTIPQTYKRKRSWSRAVFSNLQRKGLEKRFEIQKYVTKPDRKQLAAMLGLTDAQVKVWFQNRRMKWRHSKEAQAQKDKEKETLGKSLTEAEPKEPEVSECESEASCESEFEEGQEDKSDVDISEHNKTSVIMIGVTPVSTEEATSVGALTETVASSHM, encoded by the exons ATGTATACGGCAGGACTCAATCCATTTTATGCATCAAATTTTAGTCTTTGGTCTGCCTATTGCGCGGGTGGTTTCGCTGTGGATACAATGAAGAAGCCCTCATTTTGCATTGCTGACATTTTGCAGGTTGGGGATGCCGAGAACATCCCGGGATCCTCGGCCCTCATGGCTCATATGGGACACCGTTCTCAGGTCCACACCTCTGGATCTCCGTTGCGTCCTTCCCCGGTGGGGCCAGAACAGTCGGTCTACGGTGGGAGACTGAACCCCGGGTCTCCATATCACAGGCACGGAATACACTTAACGTCTGTATCTAGAACGAGTTTCAATTCCCAACAAGCTCCTCCACCATCAAGCAAGGACCTCAAGTTCGGAATCGATCGGATATTGTCAACAGACTTCGACTCAAAAACAAAAGACATATTGTCTTTAAGAG GtccctttatttatacaggtccGTATGCTGTCCTCACAAAAGACACGATACCACAGACATACAAAAGGAAGAGGTCCTGGTCGCGAGCGGTCTTCTCCAACCTGCAAAGAAAAGGACTTGAGAAACGATTCGAAATACAGAAATACGTCACCAAACCCGACAGAAAACAACTGGCTGCAATGCTTGGCCTAACAGATGCACAG GTCAAAGTGTGGTTCCAGAACAGGCGCATGAAGTGGAGGCATTCGAAAGAAGCCCAGGCACAGAAGGACAAGGAGAAGGAGACACTGGGCAAGTCACTGACAGAGGCCGAGCCCAAAGAGCCGGAAGTGTCCGAGTGTGAGAGTGAAGCGAGCTGCGAGTCCGAATTCGAGGAAGGACAGGAGGACAAGAGTGACGTGGACATTTCTGAGCATAACAAGACTAGTGTGATCATGATCGGGGTCACCCCTGTGAGTACGGAAGAGGCAACTTCAGTCGGTGCCCTCACAGAAACTGTGGCATCATCACACATGTAA
- the LOC112217438 gene encoding H2.0-like homeobox protein isoform X3: MYTAGLNPFYASNFSLWSAYCAGGFAVDTMKKPSFCIADILQVGDAENIPGSSALMAHMGHRSQVHTSGSPLRPSPVGPEQSVYGGRLNPGSPYHRHGIHLTSVSRTSFNSQQAPPPSSKDLKFGIDRILSTDFDSKTKDILSLRGPYAVLTKDTIPQTYKRKRSWSRAVFSNLQRKGLEKRFEIQKYVTKPDRKQLAAMLGLTDAQVKVWFQNRRMKWRHSKEAQAQKDKEKETLGKSLTEAEPKEPEVSECESEASCESEFEEGQEDKSDVDISEHNKTSVIMIGVTPVSTEEATSVGALTETVASSHM, encoded by the exons ATGTATACGGCAGGACTCAATCCATTTTATGCATCAAATTTTAGTCTTTGGTCTGCCTATTGCGCGGGTGGTTTCGCTGTGGATACAATGAAGAAGCCCTCATTTTGCATTGCTGACATTTTGCAGGTTGGGGATGCCGAGAACATCCCGGGATCCTCGGCCCTCATGGCTCATATGGGACACCGTTCTCAGGTCCACACCTCTGGATCTCCGTTGCGTCCTTCCCCGGTGGGGCCAGAACAGTCGGTCTACGGTGGGAGACTGAACCCCGGGTCTCCATATCACAGGCACGGAATACACTTAACGTCTGTATCTAGAACGAGTTTCAATTCCCAACAAGCTCCTCCACCATCAAGCAAGGACCTCAAGTTCGGAATCGATCGGATATTGTCAACAGACTTCGACTCAAAAACAAAAGACATATTGTCTTTAAGAG gtccGTATGCTGTCCTCACAAAAGACACGATACCACAGACATACAAAAGGAAGAGGTCCTGGTCGCGAGCGGTCTTCTCCAACCTGCAAAGAAAAGGACTTGAGAAACGATTCGAAATACAGAAATACGTCACCAAACCCGACAGAAAACAACTGGCTGCAATGCTTGGCCTAACAGATGCACAG GTCAAAGTGTGGTTCCAGAACAGGCGCATGAAGTGGAGGCATTCGAAAGAAGCCCAGGCACAGAAGGACAAGGAGAAGGAGACACTGGGCAAGTCACTGACAGAGGCCGAGCCCAAAGAGCCGGAAGTGTCCGAGTGTGAGAGTGAAGCGAGCTGCGAGTCCGAATTCGAGGAAGGACAGGAGGACAAGAGTGACGTGGACATTTCTGAGCATAACAAGACTAGTGTGATCATGATCGGGGTCACCCCTGTGAGTACGGAAGAGGCAACTTCAGTCGGTGCCCTCACAGAAACTGTGGCATCATCACACATGTAA